A stretch of Prunus dulcis chromosome 6, ALMONDv2, whole genome shotgun sequence DNA encodes these proteins:
- the LOC117629736 gene encoding pentatricopeptide repeat-containing protein At3g62890-like, with product MSLAKLKPLTLAAKSTLNHKPMSKTTINLSILETHLPKCQNLKQFNPILSQMILTGFIRDTYAASRILKFSTDSPFVHIDLSLRIFNLIEDANGFIWNTMMRAYIQRNCPQKALNLYKLMVDKNAEPDNYTYPLLVQACAIRVSEFEGRQIHNHILKTGFDSDVYVQNTLINMYAVCENMSDARNLFDEIPVLNPVSWNSILAGYVRAGDAEKAKLIYDRMPERNTIASNSMIVLFGRTGCVTEACRLFNELPEKDMVSWSALISCYEQNEMYEEALALFLRMVANGVMVDEVVVVTVLSACARLSIVQTGKLIHGLVVKIGIEAYVNLQNAFIHMYSSCGEIMAAQKLFNAAYHLDQISWNSMISGYLKCGLVEKARTLFDSMPEKDIVSWSAMISGYAQHDRFSETLALFQEMQLRGIRPDETTLVSVVSACTHLAALDLGQWIHAYIRKNGLKINVFLGTTLINMYMKCGCVENALEVFQGTAEKGVSTWNALILGLAMNGLVEKSLEMFSEMKKCGVAPNEITFIGVLGACRHMGLVDEGRRHFDSIVQEHKIEPNVKHYGCMVDLLGRAGMLKEAEELIESMPMTPDVATWGALLGACKKHGDHDMGERIGRKLIELDPDHDGFHVLLSNIYASKGNWDDVHEIREIMVQHGVVKMPGCSMIEANGIVHEFLAGDNKHPQIEEIEKKLDEMAKKLKMEGYAPDTNEVSFDIDEEEKVTALFRHSEKLAIAFGLICTSPPTPIRIIKNLRICNDCHMAAKFISKAFNRDIVLRDRHRFHHFKQGSCSCKDYW from the coding sequence ATGAGTTTGGCTAAATTAAAGCCTCTAACTTTAGCTGCAAAATCCACTTTGAATCACAAACCCATGTCCAAAACAACCATAAATTTGTCAATTTTAGAGACCCATTTGCCCAAATGCCAAAATCTCAAGCAATTCAATCCCATACTTTCTCAGATGATCCTCACTGGCTTCATCAGGGACACATATGCTGCAAGTAGAATTCTCAAGTTCTCCACCGACTCTCCCTTCGTTCACATTGATTTGTCCCTGAGAATTTTCAATCTGATTGAGGACGCAAATGGGTTCATTTGGAACACTATGATGAGAGCTTATATACAAAGAAACTGCCCTCAAAAGGCtttaaatttatacaaactgATGGTGGATAAGAATGCGGAGCCTGATAATTACACTTACCCACTTTTGGTTCAAGCGTGCGCTATCCGGGTATCAGAGTTTGAAGGAAGACAGATACATAATCACATTTTGAAGACGGGTTTTGATTCAGATGTTTATGTTCAGAACACATTGATCAATATGTATGCTGTTTGTGAGAATATGAGTGATGCCCGGAACTTGTTTGATGAAATTCCTGTTTTAAATCCAGTGTCTTGGAATTCGATTTTGGCAGGGTATGTTAGGGCTGGGGATGCGGAGAAGGCAAAGCTTATATATGATCGGATGCCTGAGAGGAACACAATTGCTTCGAATTCTATGATTGTGTTGTTTGGTAGGACAGGTTGTGTAACTGAGGCTTGTCGATTGTTTAATGAACTGCCCGAGAAAGATATGGTTTCCTGGAGCGCATTGATTTCTTGTTATGAGCAAAATGAGATGTATGAGGAGGCTTTAGCTCTGTTTCTGAGAATGGTTGCTAATGGAGTTATGGTGGATGAGGTTGTGGTGGTCACTGTTCTTTCTGCATGTGCACGCTTATCAATTGTCCAGACAGGGAAATTGATCCATGGGCTAGTTGTGAAAATTGGAATTGAAGCTTATGTTAATCTTCAAAATGCCTTTATTCACATGTATTCAAGTTGTGGGGAAATTATGGCTGCCCAAAAACTGTTCAATGCAGCCTACCACTTGGATCAGATATCCTGGAACTCGATGATATCAGGGTACTTGAAATGTGGTTTAGTTGAAAAGGCTAGGACATTATTTGATTCCATGCCTGAGAAGGATATCGTGTCGTGGAGTGCAATGATATCAGGTTATGCTCAACATGACCGCTTCTCAGAAACTTTGGCATTGTTTCAGGAGATGCAGCTTCGTGGAATCAGGCCTGATGAGACCACTTTGGTGAGTGTTGTCTCTGCTTGCACTCATTTGGCGGCCCTTGATCTCGGCCAATGGATTCATGCTTATATAAGGAAAAATGGCCTTAAGATTAATGTATTTTTGGGAACAACCCTTATAAACATGTACATGAAATGTGGGTGTGTGGAAAACGCATTGGAGGTTTTCCAGGGGACTGCAGAAAAGGGAGTTTCTACTTGGAATGCTCTTATTCTTGGGTTGGCAATGAACGGGTTGGTGGAGAAGTCACTTGAAATGTTTTCAGAGATGAAAAAATGTGGCGTGGCACCTAATGAGATAACCTTTATTGGAGTTCTCGGGGCTTGTCGACACATGGGCTTAGTCGATGAGGGGCGCCGCCATTTTGATTCCATTGTCCAGGAACACAAGATAGAACCCAACGTTAAGCATTACGGTTGCATGGTTGATCTTCTGGGGCGTGCTGGTATGCTCAAGGAGGCAGAAGAACTCATTGAGAGTATGCCAATGACACCAGATGTTGCTACTTGGGGTGCCTTACTAGGGGCATGTAAGAAACACGGGGACCACGATATGGGAGAGAGGATAGGAAGAAAGCTCATTGAGCTTGATCCTGACCATGATGGGTTCCATGTATTGTTGTCGAATATATACGCTTCAAAAGGTAACTGGGATGATGTTCATGAGATTAGGGAAATAATGGTGCAACATGGGGTGGTAAAGATGCCAGGTTGTAGCATGATTGAAGCAAATGGAATAGTTCATGAGTTTTTAGCAGGAGATAACAAACACCCTCAAATAGAAGAGATTGAGAAGAAGCTAGATGAAATGGCTAAGAAACTGAAGATGGAAGGTTATGCACCAGATACGAATGAGGTTTCATTTGACattgatgaagaagagaaggtaACTGCTCTTTTCAGACATAGTGAGAAACTCGCTATTGCCTTTGGGCTTATCTGTACAAGTCCGCCAACACCAATAAGAATAATAAAGAATTTGCGAATATGCAATGATTGTCACATGGCAGCAAAGTTCATCTCGAAAGCTTTCAATCGAGACATTGTGCTGAGGGATCGGCACCGGTTTCACCACTTTAAGCAAGGATCTTGTTCTTGCAAGGATTATTGGTAG
- the LOC117631506 gene encoding protein RTF1 homolog, giving the protein MADLENLLLEAAGRTNSAGKKRQRLPPRKQRGGSYSDDGSDSRDEDSDYDRSYASRKPSRVPLKKRLEHERSSDEESDYGDGSDHKGENSDDSDVGPDLYKNEADRKWLAELSELEREMILTDRAEKKDGKDFMEKLRSKRGNARSTQSRKETSPLPLSRGVRSSARTADKSAAMDDALNQLRAKRLKQQDSKAHHKLRDALRASEGSQGTSPIKSKWSLSNSSQIENASGLHSEDEASSADGELLDSDDDVSEPPTFQEIKEITIPRSKLAKWFMEPFFEELIVGCFVRVGIGRSSSGPVYRLCMVQNVDAMNPDRQYKLEGKVTHKYLNCVWGSESSAAKWQMAMVSDSAPQEEEFKQWFKEVERTAGRMPSKQEVLEKREMLQKSNTYVYSATTVKQMLQEKKYASSRPVNIAVEKDKLRRQLEIAESKDDEVEVEKIKTRLQELEASRQTQGKDTKAFRLAEMNRKNRVENFKNASGLKRVNMNLKAGEAGYDPFSRRWTRSRNYYVARPGGGGDEAAEATVGTAGVASNEDKATATGKSGMEATEAALEAAAGAGKLVDTSAPVDKGTESNMLHNFDLPISLAPLQKLGGPQGAQIAYMTRKQKIEATVGCRVRDDGKKHASTLSVNDYIRRRGLLN; this is encoded by the coding sequence ATGGCAGACTTAGAAAATTTGCTCCTTGAGGCAGCAGGAAGAACCAATTCAGCTGGGAAAAAACGGCAGCGACTTCCACCTAGGAAGCAACGTGGAGGTTCCTATTCTGATGACGGAAGTGACTCCAGGGATGAAGACTCTGATTATGATCGTAGTTATGCAAGCAGGAAGCCCTCTCGAGTTCCTCTGAAGAAGAGGCTTGAACATGAAAGAAGCAGTGATGAAGAAAGCGATTATGGCGATGGTTCTGACCATAAGGGTGAAAACAGTGATGACTCTGATGTTGGCCCTGATCTATACAAGAATGAAGCTGACCGAAAATGGCTGGCAGAGTTGAGTGAACTTGAAAGAGAGATGATTTTGACAGATCGGGCAGAAAAGAAAGATGGTAAGGATTTTATGGAGAAATTGAGATCAAAGAGAGGCAATGCAAGATCTACCCAATCAAGGAAAGAGACTTCTCCTCTTCCATTGTCTCGCGGTGTACGCTCATCAGCTAGGACTGCTGACAAGTCAGCTGCTATGGACGATGCATTGAATCAATTACGAGCAAAACGTCTGAAGCAACAAGACTCAAAGGCTCACCATAAGTTGAGGGACGCATTAAGAGCAAGTGAAGGTAGCCAGGGTACTTCACCGATCAAGAGCAAGTGGAGTCTGAGTAACTCCAGTCAAATTGAGAATGCAAGTGGGTTACACAGTGAAGATGAAGCATCAAGTGCAGATGGTGAATTGCTTGACAGCGATGATGACGTGTCAGAGCCACCAACATTTCAGGAGATAAAGGAAATTACTATCCCAAGGTCAAAACTTGCAAAATGGTTTATGGAACCATTTTTTGAGGAGTTAATTGTGGGTTGCTTTGTTAGGGTTGGAATTGGGAGATCATCAAGTGGTCCTGTCTACAGGCTTTGCATGGTTCAGAATGTGGATGCCATGAATCCTGACCGGCAGTACAAGCTAGAGGGTAAAGTCACacataaatatttgaattgtgTTTGGGGCAGTGAAAGTTCTGCTGCCAAGTGGCAGATGGCTATGGTCTCAGATTCTGCTCCCCAGGAGGAGGAGTTTAAACAGTGGTTTAAGGAAGTAGAGCGTACTGCTGGCCGAATGCCAAGCAAACAAGAGGTATTAGAAAAGAGGGAGATGCTTCAAAAATCGAATACATATGTTTACTCAGCAACCACTGTGAAGCAAATGCTGCAGGAGAAAAAGTATGCCTCATCAAGGCCAGTAAATATTGCAGTTGAGAAGGATAAATTGAGGAGGCAGTTGGAAATTGCAGAAAGTAAGGATGATGAGGTGGAAGTTGAGAAGATCAAGACAAGGCTCCAGGAATTGGAAGCATCCAGGCAAACCCAGGGGAAAGATACCAAGGCTTTTAGATTAGCTGAGATGAACAGGAAGAACAGGGTtgagaattttaaaaatgctTCAGGATTGAAACGAGTGAATATGAATCTGAAAGCTGGGGAGGCTGGTTATGATCCATTCTCAAGAAGATGGACTAGATCGAGAAATTACTATGTTGCAAGGCCTGGAGGAGGAGGTGATGAAGCTGCTGAGGCAACAGTCGGAACTGCAGGTGTAGCCAGTAACGAGGACAAAGCAACAGCAACAGGAAAGAGTGGCATGGAAGCAACAGAGGCAGCGCTGGAAGCTGCAGCTGGTGCAGGGAAGTTGGTTGATACAAGTGCTCCAGTGGACAAAGGGACAGAGTCAAATATGCTGCACAATTTCGACCTGCCAATCTCGTTGGCTCCACTTCAGAAGCTTGGTGGACCTCAGGGCGCTCAGATTGCATACATGACGAGGAAACAAAAGATAGAAGCAACAGTTGGGTGCCGAGTGCGGGACGACGGGAAGAAGCATGCTTCGACACTGTCTGTTAATGACTATATCAGAAGAAGAGGGCTTCTCAACTAG
- the LOC117629737 gene encoding putative pentatricopeptide repeat-containing protein At1g56570, protein MSTQNSLSRTHFHIMPPIIRNSLQWAWNFTTHLNPSFLPKRPNILATNLIKSCFERGLIKEARKLFDEMPERDVVAWTAMIAGYTSCSHHSHAWALFCEMVRNEMEPNAFTFSSVLKACKGMKALSCGALVHGGAIKQGMQGSIYVENALMDMYATCCASMDDACMVFNDIHEKNDVSWTTLITGFTHRGNGYSGLQVFRQMLLEEAELNPFSFSIAIRACASIGSHTFGKQIHSAVIKHGFESNLPVMNSILDMYCRFGCLSEANQYFHEMPQRDWITWNTLISGYERFDSKESLLIFSHMDTEGFSPNSFTFCSVISACANLAVLNYGEQVHGRIIRGGLNKNLALANALVDMYAKCGSITDAHKIFSQMSHRNLVSWTSMMIGYGAHGYGKEAVELFDEMVKSGIRPDQIVFMAVLSACSHAGLVDEGLRYFKSMINDYKITPDQDIYGCVVDLLGRAGRVEEAYELIESMPFKPDESVWGALLGACKEHELPHLGKVAARRMLDLRPNMVGTYVMLSNIYAAEGEWGEFANTRKLMRGMENKKEAGRSWIEVRNQVYSFVVGDKVGSHIKLVYGVLQVMILHMKEAEHINDLNCSMHDLDDGT, encoded by the exons ATGAGCACACAAAATTCACTATCCAGAACTCATTTCCATATCATGCCACCCATAATCAGAAACTCACTTCAGTGGGCCTGGAACTTTACCACCCATTTAAACCCATCATTTTTACCAAAAAGACCCAATATTTTAGCtacaaatttaattaaatcatgTTTTGAAAGGGGATTAATCAAAGAAGCACGTAAGCTGTTCGATGAAATGCCGGAGAGAGACGTGGTTGCATGGACTGCTATGATTGCTGGGTACACGTCTTGCAGTCACCACAGCCATGCATGGGCTCTGTTCTGTGAGATGGTGAGGAATGAAATGGAGCCAAATGCTTTTACTTTTTCTAGTGTGCTGAAGGCTTGTAAAGGCATGAAAGCTCTTTCGTGTGGTGCATTGGTTCATGGGGGGGCTATCAAGCAAGGCATGCAGGGATCCATTTATGTGGAAAATGCACTCATGGACATGTATGCTACTTGTTGTGCTAGCATGGACGACGCATGCATGGTCTTTAATGATattcatgaaaaaaatgaTGTGTCATGGACTACTTTGATCACTGGCTTCACTCACAGAGGTAATGGCTATAGTGGGCTTCAAGTTTTCCGCCAAATGTTGCTG GAGGAAGCAGAACTGAACCCATTTAGCTTTTCAATTGCGATTAGAGCGTGTGCTTCAATCGGGTCGCATACTTTTGGCAAGCAAATACATTCAGCAGTGATTAAACACGGATTTGAGTCCAATCTTCCTGTCATGAATTCGATACTGGACATGTATTGCAGGTTTGGTTGTTTATCAGAGGCAAATCAGTACTTCCATGAAATGCCTCAAAGAGATTGGATCACATGGAACACCTTAATTTCCGGATATGAAAGATTTGATTCTAAAGAGTCCCTACTTATATTTTCGCATATGGATACAGAAGGGTTTAGTCCAAATAGCTTCACATTTTGCAGTGTCATATCAGCATGTGCTAACTTGGCAGTTTTAAACTATGGTGAACAAGTTCATGGCAGAATTATTCGGGGAGGCCTTAATAAGAATTTGGCATTGGCTAATGCCCTTGTTGACATGTATGCCAAGTGTGGAAGCATAACTGACGCACACAAAATTTTCAGTCAAATGTCTCATAGAAATTTAGTCTCTTGGACTTCCATGATGATCGGATATGGGGCTCATGGATATGGAAAAGAGGCTGTTGAATTATTTGATGAGATGGTAAAATCAGGTATAAGACCTGATCAAATAGTGTTCATGGCAGTTCTGAGTGCTTGCAGTCACGCCGGACTCGTTGATGAAGGCTTGAGGTATTTCAAATCTATGATAAATGATTATAAAATTACTCCAGATCAGGACATTTATGGGTGTGTGGTGGATTTGCTAGGCCGTGCTGGGCGAGTTGAGGAGGCTTATGAATTAATCGAGAGTATGCCATTTAAGCCGGATGAGTCTGTTTGGGGTGCACTTCTTGGAGCTTGTAAAGAACATGAGCTTCCACATCTAGGCAAAGTGGCTGCTCGGAGGATGTTAGATTTGAGGCCAAATATGGTGGGCACATATGTGATGTTGTCAAATATTTATGCAGCTGAAGGTGAATGGGGGGAATTTGCGAATACAAGGAAGTTGATGAGAGGTATGGAGAATAAGAAAGAGGCGGGAAGGAGTTGGATTGAGGTAAGAAACCAGGTTTATAGTTTTGTTGTAGGAGATAAGGTGGGTTCTCATATAAAGTTGGTATATGGAGTTTTGCAAGTTATGATTTTGCATATGAAAGAGGCAGAGCACATAAATGATTTAAATTGCTCTATGCATGACCTAGATGATGGAACTTGA